The Acyrthosiphon pisum isolate AL4f unplaced genomic scaffold, pea_aphid_22Mar2018_4r6ur Scaffold_21695;HRSCAF=24617, whole genome shotgun sequence DNA segment TTGCaagtgtatactattatatactattagcaaatataaaatatcacctaaaataataaaattataattttagtttatattataggttatgttaagttaataagtgctagttgtaaaagtaaaaaatattaattattttttcctcactaatttattatttacagcatCTATTGCATTAGTTGTGTTTCTAGCACTAAAtggacattttatttctatgacACTATCTTCCCCAATCAAACCATctatagacattataatatataatacataagtaaaataaataaaatattaattacaattaactcATTATCTTATATACAATACCTGGACTTGCTGCCAAATAGGGAAACTCTGTATCTATAAATAACCCACaaggttttacaataaaattcatGGTTTTCTCAGCCTTTTTACGTGCAGCAACCTCCATGTCTTTTTCATACTGAAGAGATTTTGCTTGCAcattatttacgtataaaatgttataaacagAATTTTTGCAGCTTGTATTGGGTCTCATCTTACATATTTGGCCAAATGACGAAGCTGTCAAACGAATTTTACGTTCTTGATACCATAATTGACTATCAGTTTGCTCTCTTGTGTCAATTtcaatttgtacaaaatttatattttcaagtctgacaagaaaattttttttttatcttcaattTCTTCTGGGCTAAAATCTACAGAAAGAGATTCTGCCATACCGTAGTCTGCGTCTGGACCATTTGATactgcttttttatttttattttttttaggaaacaATTGACGCCTTCTACTACTATTTCCTAAAATCCTTTCatggttttttaaatactttttagcaAACTTTCctaaacctataaaaaaaaaataattatgtaaatgtacctatataagtaaataaatatcaaagtttaaataatatatatagagtatagtaggtataggtagtatacacatgctttttttaaaagttcaattCTAACGAGcacataaaaacttaaatattataactactaacAAATATACCTTTTACAAacttaatagtattaaaatacgCACCTGGACTAAagttcgatatttttttatgaatgcaCCTCAAATATTCTTTAGAGTTAAATGATATCACTGCAGCATGAACTCTAGTATTGTAGTTTCCTCTATTGGAGAAATTAATTCGTTTGCCagcaatatgtttatttataattgcattCAATTGTTCgcataggtatattgttatttttattttcaagaagGCTCTCGGCATTATTTGCAAGTCGTaatgcataatttttaatttcttgcaTCATACCAGATTTTTCTGCTTCTGGCACCAAGTTCATATTGTTTGACGTAAGTTGGTtacaaaagtatttattacaattatcatGTTGGCCTAGACGATGATAAGGTCCATTTAACAAATCTTTTCTTATCTCtgaaacgtatataataaatgtttactattttacaaataaacaaattaaaaataaataataagaatgtacctttatcatatttataatcgAAAGTTTCTTGGTGTATACGCTATTGCAACAAAACTACTGACTTTTGCAATAAccgatttattatttacatattatcattgattatatatagtatagatgTCTCACTGGCGGAATTTCACGCTACGCTCAAATGGATACGGCCGTTAAGCATCGCTACAGTCGCGACATTAGTTCTGGATAGTAACACTAGATAAGCGCTAGAAGTCTACTAGTTATGGATACGTTCGCTAGATCAGCGCTAGCTGTTAAAATCGTTCCGAATACTGCCGTTAGATGAGCGCTAGTTAGACGTTAGTTGTAGACAGTAGTGTTTACTACGTCCTGTGTATTCACTACTCTTGTGCTTGTCTCTGCTGTGGGTGTCGTGGGGCGCCTGGCCGTAGTTATGCGGTTTGCGCTTTATTACGCCAATGCacaattacacaatttttttgttttgtttaacattactattttactattatatattatataataataacaatatgtattattattataatataatgagaataCCTGAATAATAAACGTGTTCCGGACGTTCCGGTATTCGACCGACGACCGTGTCACGATATTAATTGTAGTAAAACAATACTGTTGGACGTTggataatgtaattaattaattagtaccACAACTGCCTTCCGTTACGatcaaatttgtaaaaatgtaatattgatgTGATAAGACAGAGAACATAttatgcgggtgtgacgtcctcttaaggaaaaactggaatttttacgcagaataggttttcaacaaaatcgattttggttttcagtgtaactctaaaacaaatgaacgtatatacatgcaatattcactggttgcttatattcgcattttctatacacgataaaattttcaaaatatttttaagtaaactgTTTAAAGAATGCtgtaaattattagaaattgagAAACTAAATACGACACCATATCACCCGCAGACAAACGGTAGCCTTGAAAGATCGCACAGGACACTAGCGGAGTACCTGCGACACTATGTGGACAAAGACCACAAAAACTGGGATAACTACATCCCATATGCTATGTTCGTATACAACACAACTGTTCACTCAACAACCAAATACCAGCCGTACGAACTTGTTTATGGTTTTCCTGCAGTGGTAACACATACTCTCTCTCGCAATCCAACGATTCGATATAATTACGATGACTATTCAGCCGAGTTGAAGCAAAAACTTCAAGAAGCTCACAAGATTGCCCGAGACACTATAATATCTGCGAAACACaaatcaaagaaaaattatgacaaaaataattgcCAAATAGAAGTACAAGTTGGAGATAACGTGTGGATAAAGAACCATCAACAGAAAGGGAAATTAGGCACCAAATGGTTGGGCCCTTTCAAGGTGACATGTCTACacgaaaatgaaaacatttcgATACAACGTGGTAGAAAAGAAGTTAAAATACAcaagaatgaaataaaaattgctaaatgaaaatataatcatccgctaatcttaatttaataatgttgcaGGTTTTTTCTACACATTCACTCTATCTCAACTCAATTTTCAAACTCACTCATACAACACCCGTCAGGCATATTCTTTCAGACAATCGGTAATCTACAACTATCGAGCTCACATTGGAATCTGCTTACGTATATAAACATCTCAAACTATAACGAAAAGCAATCtcgaatacaaaaaatattaaaaatattaaaatattaaaaaaaaaaaaaataaaaataaaaaaatattaaaatattactaactaATGACAAACgtttggttaaaattaaaaaaaaaaaatagcctaatatatatttttatatcaaattatatttcatttgtaataatgttttgtctattatgttatgtttgcTTTTATGAACGACTTCAAAACGCAGtttcatgtttaataaatttgtacTGTTTGAACAACTCGTTAGTTCTTTTTACCCATACCACTACTAAGAtatcagtaatatttttatgtgtcaGATTGTATTTGTCTTAACACGGTTATGACCATAGACGCAGTTGATAGCATCAAATTTgttattgactatattattatgtcataggtatttggaaacatttatttccaataccttataattttcataataataataattcattattacctattcatagtataagaataataatatagataaaagtgtattattttataggttactGTTTATATTCAGATTAATGTGAAggtgtaaaaaattaagttgtatgAAAAGAAGGGGATGTCGGGGGCAGGCCCCCCTGAACACTTAAGTCGACATAAATCTAGCACACCCATAAATTTAACCCAAATTGCGCATATGGTTAAGACCTATGCTATagttactaacatttttttttatgatttttcgtgATATGTTTGTGTTTATGAtaacttttaaacacaatttaatttgtatatctgtatctgtataattaataatcatatatatatatatataatgtaataaataaatacctgttcgtttatatgatattattaaacactTATANNNNNNNNNNNNNNNNNNNNNNNNNNNNNNNNNNNNNNNNNNNNNNNNNNATCTAAACAAAAACACTtggtattatacatatgtaataCATTTGCATTATGCTACTCtttgtcatttttttacacTACCACATCACTCTTTGTTGACATTATGTGTGAGCATCAATTAAATAGGACTCTGATGTTGATATTTCTGAGAACATCAACAATACGCAAATATTACAAACATGTAACTATCACACGATGATTAATCAATTtcaatttcgtaaaataaatcttaaaaccGTGTTACTTCGTTACAGAACCATGCGAGAAGTGTGGGCTAGAGAAAACGCTCCTGGCAGAGATCCTCAGTTGCTTCCGAGGAGAGTGAGCATGCATTTTGTCACCGACGGAAATGTGGACAGGAGGCGATACAACCCACCGCCTGAAACGGTCAATGAAGTCGCAGTAGTGTTTGTCGGTGATGACGGTCAACCACCAACAAACATCGATCTGGTCATCCACGACCGGAATCCGATTGACCCGCAACATCGCCGGCTACAGACCATACCAGCCGGCTCTTCAAACGTGGATCCAATGCTGTATCCCCTACTCTTTCCACGAGGAGAGCTCGGTTGGCATCAACGCCTGCTACAAGAGGGCCTTCGCCGAACCCCTGTTCGCAATCGGAATAGTATCAGGGAGTATACTTGCTATCGTCTTGCTATTCGTTACATTGGAAACAACGACACAATCCACGTTACTGTAGCGGCGTACCGGCGGTTGCACGTCCGCTGAGCAATTTGTCAGGAATCAAAAAAacactgttattattactattaattttaatgattgatTTCATCAACAATtcgaataatataaacaaataaataataatccaataGTGACAATATTTAAGAAACTGCAAAAACAATATGTGACGACGCCGAACACCTTCCTCGGCGCGTGCACTACAgctactaactagtaactaacataatatgataataataataataataataatagttgataataataataataataataataataatagaatattactaCATTACtatgagtttattattataatggtcgaTTTCTGTTTCAACAGTTTGTGGGTGATCATTACCTTCGAATGGAAGCGAACAACTTACAGTACATTAGATGGCATCAAGCTGAGCTTTTTGCCGAATCGTATCAGGGACTTGTGGATCACATCAACCAACAGCTCCAACTAGACGCACCCGTGGCGGGCGTCGGCCGTAGGATGATTTTGCCATCGTCTTTCACAGGCGGTCCCCGTTTCATGAAACAGTGTTATCATGACGCGATGGCAATTGTGTGTTAGTGTGGAAAGCCTAatctttttattacatttacgtGTAATCCTAGCTGGCCGGAGATCTCACAAAATCTACCAAGATGGGCAACGGCAAGCGACAGACCGGACCTGGTGTCCAGAGTGTTCAATGCGAAACTCAAGCAGCTGATGCGCGACATAACGGTGAACAATATATTTGGTAATGTTGATGCATATGTTTATACTGTCGAGTTTCAGAAACGAGGACTGCCACATGCCCACATACTGATCATTCTGAGTGAGGGTAGCAAGTTGCTAACCGCCGACGACGTCGACAATGTAGTGTACGCCTTCTTGCCAGACCCGGTGACTGAGCCGCGTCTATTCGATTGTGTGACGAGACACATGATACACGGGCCGTGTGGCACGCTGAACCCAAACAGCCCATGCATGGTGGACAACAGTTGTTCAAAGAAGTTTCCAAAAGAATACAGCGAAGAGACTGTATACATTGCTGACGGTGGTTACCCAAAGTACTGTCGGCAAAACAACGGACCTGTGGCCAGGGTCAGAAATCAAGAGGTCAGAAATGAGTTTGTCGTGCCTTACAATCCGTACCTGTTAGCAAAATACGATGCACACATTAACGTAGAGGTATGCTCTACTGTGAAGAGTGTTCAGtatttgtatacgtatataaaggGCACGATGCTGCGACCATGGAAGTATGGAACGGAAATAAAATAGACAGGTAtgttatcaaaatgtatttttctataaCTTAACACATTATATTCTTTCAACTATAGCATTTGTAAAGTTTTTTTGCATAGACTTTTAAACACAACATAGAACAGCAGTACTTTGTAAATTAGAAATTTCATAGAtatgttatttgtttgtttCATTTGACAAGCATTTCTCTGTTCACACTACAATAACTTAACACTACAGTAATTGTCCACTAACAGTATATCATTAAGAAATTGATTACATcatgttattaacttttataaattaaaaaaataaattagatttttgaaAGCCATTTAACACTTATTAGACTAAGTCTTAATGTCTTCAgttatgtatagaatataattaaaatgcaaaaaaaaaattaggaaattataatatatactactataaccactttatatatatgaatatatatgaaTAGATTGACTGTTTTGAAAgttctgtattatttttgtgaaccTTAACTACACTTGTGTTAAACTATAGGTGGTGTGTAACCACAacacatttatttcaaattcctttttttatatattcatgttCTATTGGTAccaattatagaaatattaatatatattgttatattaatccaaaaaaccaacaaaaacaacatttatcGCATTCTTCTTTATTAGCATTGCAATAGTGTTACActatacttaatatactatacataattacatttattatacatacatcacAAACAATAGTATTACAACATTTTACTTACGACAACATttcatatatgtaaaataatatgtaataatgagattttaaatatctattgtttttttttgtacaactttatgtcttaaaaatatttttcatacatagATACATAAATGTTGTTTTCAGTTACATAAATTCGAGGTACGTCAGCCCACCAGAAGCCGTCTGGAGGTTGTTTGCGTATAAACTACACGACATCAGTCACACGGTAGTTAGGCTTCCGGTGCACCTAGAAAACTACCACAACGTGTACTTTTCGCGTGGACAGGAACTACAGGGGGTACAAAACAACGCCCTACCTCGAACAAAACTCACGGCGTTCTTCGCGCTCAACGAGAGAAACGTTGATGCCAGACAGTATCTTTACCACGAGATACCGACACATTACACTTGGCAAGTATCGTCAAAAGAGTGGAGACTACGGCAAAGACAGGCACCTTGCGAGACGTTATATCGGATGTACGTCGTCAACTCACTGGATAGAGACCGTTTTCATCTACGATTGCTACTCTTGCACAGAAGAGGCCCGCGGACTTTCCGAGACTTGAAGACGGTAAACGGGGTAGTGCATGCCACATACGCGGCCGCCGCCGTTGCGTTGGGATTGTTGAAAGACGACGAAGCGTGGCGGGCGTGTATGACAGAATCATCGGCGTTGGACACAGCCACTCAACTGCGTTATCTATACGTCACGATACTATTGTTTTGCCAACCCACGGACCCCGTGGACCTGTACCGGCGGTTCGAAGTCAACATGATGAAAGACTTCAATCGGCGCTTCCAAAACGTCGACCGCGCTAGGGCGGCGTGTCTCAAAGTAATCAGAGACCTACTTCGTGCACGCGGAAAATCACTCGACGACTACGGTCTACTCAGTCCAGACGAAGATCTATTGGAACCGGATCAAGACGACCCAATGTTCGGTGCAATAGACGCGGCCGTTGCCTGGCAACAGCGATTGCGCGAATTGAACGACGAACAACGAACGGTGTACGATCGAGTGATGGCGGCCATCGATGACAACCGCAACGTCCAGAAAATGTTCTACGTCGACGGGCCAGGAGGAACGGGAAAAACGACGCTATACGGATGCCTAATATCGTCGCTTCGTAACAGACAACAAACGGTGTTGAGCGTGGCATACACCGGGATCGCCGCATCCCTCATGGAGGGCGGCATGACGGTGCACTTGACTTTCGGATTGCCATTGGGAACGCTGACCGAACAATCTACTTCGAGCATCACCATGCAGTCTTTGCGCGCGCAAAGGATACGTGAAGCTTCGCTGATTGTCTGGGACGAAGCGCCCATGTCCACGAGCCTACAATTCACGATGGTCGATCGCTTGCTCAAGGACATCATGGGATCGGCACTACCGTTTGGTGGTAAACCAATACTGTTAGCTGGCGACTTCAGGCAGATATTGCCCGTCGTTCGCCGGGGGAACAGGAGCTCCATCGTCATGTCATCTATCAAACGCCACTCATTGTGGAGAGAGTTTGAACAGTTTCGGCTGACCCGGAACATGCGCGCCGACAACGACGCCGACTTCGCTGCTTGGCTACTTCGGCTCGGTAACGGTCAACTGCCGTCGGTCGACGGTATTCCAGACACTGTCGACATCCCAACTGGTTTGCGACGTTGTGGATTTGACCGATTTTGTCTATCCGCAGCGAATGTCGTTGGCCAACGTAGACGAGTTCGCTCGGAGAATCATACTGTGTCCCCGCAACGAGGAATGCCATCAAATAAATTCAACAGTGCTACGTCGCGTCACGGGCGCCCAAAGAACGTACTCATCCATAGACACAGTTGTGATCGACGACGCCGACGAAGCGGCAAACTACCCGACAGAGTACCTCAACTCTCTGCATCCGAACGGGCTACCGCCGCACAAGTTGACGCTTAGAGTCGGTTCGATCGTCATGTTACTGAGAGACATTGATCCGAAAAGACAACTTTGCAACGGGACGAGGTTGGTGGTCACTGAACTGCGGCCACACAACTTCAAGGCGAGGAAGTTGTCCAGCGCCAACGACGGGCAGGACGACATCATCTTACCCGCCGTTGCGTTGACTTCCGGTGAGGAAGACGATTTGCCTTTTCAAATGAAGCGGATTAAATTCCCGGTACGGTTGTCGTTTGCCATGACAATCAACAAGTCTCAGGGTCAAACGTTCGACCGAGTCGGTTTGCTTCTGCCGTCACCCGCCTTCAGCCATGGACAGCTGTATGTTGCGTTTTCAAGAGTGAGGGACGCGCAATCCGTCAGAGTCGGCATGTACTGCGATGGAAATGGTCGATTCGTCACCAAGAATATCGTGTACGCAGAAGTTCTCTGACGCGACTACaggtagttatataattaatataattatacaatgttcACTTAGGGGAAATATGTGATCCTCTGAGGTCTATGTGACCTCCCCCGGGGTCTTTGtgaccccccccctccccctggGGTCTTTGTGACTCTGTGCGGAGAGAAAGTTTGACAACCTCCACGTGGTCTCTCTGGATGCGATTACACTTAACGGTGTATTCGTAACTAATGTCAAACGtttggttaaaatttttaaagcaAAATCACTAGGATACTtaggattttgtttttatattatgtctatatgtaccaataacttttaaagacaattcaatatgtataattctataaacatgtgatgttattagtataataatttaaatatgattttgtttgatttataacaatttttttgtattcaatctgtaattatttttttggtaaattatattatatattcataataactaatatcaattacaattttgaaaaaaaaaaaaactaggatACTTAGGattctgtttttatattatgtctatatataccaataacttttaaacacaattcaatatgtacaattctataaatatgtgatgttattagtataataaattaaatatgattttgtttgatttataacaattaatttgtattcaatctgtatttatttttcggtaaattatattatattactaactaATGACAAACGtttggttaaaatttttaaagaaaaatcacTAGGATACTtaggattttgtttttatattatgcctatatatgtaccaataacttttaaacacaattcaatatgtataattttataaacatgtgatgttattagtataataatttaaatatgattttgtttgatttataacaatttatttgtattcaatctgtaattattttttggtaaattatattatattatattactaactaAAGTCAAACgtttggttaaaattaaaaaaaaaaaaatagcctaatatatatttttatatcaaattatatttcatttgtaataatgttttgtctattatgttatgtttgcTTTTATGAACGACTTCAAAACGCAGtttcatgtttaataaatttgtacTGTTTGAACAactcattagttatttttaCCCATATCACTACTAAGAtatcagtaatatttttatgtgtcaGATTGTATTTGTCTTAACACTCTTATGACTATAGACGCAGTTGATAGcatcaaatttttattgactatattattatgtcataggtatttggaaacatttatttccaataccttataattttcataataataataattcattattacctattcataggtacctataagaataataatatagataaaagtgtattattttataggttactGTTTATATTCAGATTAATGTGAAggtgtaaaaaattaagttgtatgAAAAGAAGGGGGGTGTCGGGGGCAGGCCCCCCTGAACACTTAAGTCGACATAAATCTAGCACACCCATAAATTTAACCCAAATTGCGCATATGGTTAAGACCTATGCTATagttactaacattttttttatgatttttcgtgATATGTTTGTGTTTAtgaataacttttaaacacaatttaatttgtaatatctgtatctgtataattaataatcatatatatatatatatatataatgtaataaataaatacctgttcgtttatatgatattattaaacacttataataattctattaatcaGTTTTAGGTTTTCACCTGTgtacataattgtttttttttttttttttttataaaaaaaatattatacattttcatacagctttctaacttttattattagatattattagacAAAACTGTTGTGTGATTTCATAACTTTTTGAGCACAAACGTTTGGTTGCGATGTCCTAATTTGGATGGATGGTCAATATCAACAATACCAAACTTGATATATATtagcatacctacctacttcaccatttaagtacctacacatataatACACGTTCATCTAATGTACCTTAGACATAGGCTAGAAactaacatataaataaaaaacaaattaatggggaaaaaaaatggtttttattcagctgaaaaacaaaaaataaattaaatgtaaacacAATTTGGTATGCAGTGAAGTTTCCAATTGAATGCTTACATTCTTCGTAGCTGGAAGGCTGTGAATCCTGCAAATTACATGattgttaaaatcaaaatacacaaacattttaagCTAGCTTTACTTACATCATTGCTGACGTCAACGTTGGACACCATCCCAGCAAGCTGCTCAACGTTGACGCCAACTTTGGGTGATTCTTCCACCACCACCGCCTCCTCTTGAATCACCTCCATTTGGTCAACTTGAGGTGGTGATGGTGGAAGACTGACCAGCTCCTTAGCGGCGTTGCCTTTAGGCTTGCGGGGggctgaaaaaataattattatcaaaacaaatgCTTTACAATACACACGAAATGTACACACTCACCGAGACATTGCCGGGCAATGTGCCCATATCGGGCACACTTATAACAACCTGTAACAGAAAATGGACCATACACCTATTAGTAATAGCACTTAATCGGAAATCGTAGTTATAGTATAAATCTACTCACGTCTTTTGGACACCTTGCCCCCCTTTTTGAAGGTATGATTGTTCTGGTTTTGGTATACGGGTGCCGTAAACACCCGCACACCAGCACCATTAAAAGTTAATTGAACCGTTTGATGGAATTTCATTctacatttcaaaaacaaaacaaatttaaatttaatatttatcattttcccAGATATATACAATTCTACTGCTGCCCCGCGTCGGTTTGGTCGCATAAAAGAATTGAAGagcggaaaatattttaattagtgtgCTTGAAGAGCCAATTATACCTGGCACGAAAATGATCATTTAAGCAAACCAGTCGtcgttaaatacaaaaaaacaaacccCCCAAACATGAGATCGGTATAacttatacactatacatacgtCCAACGAAACTGAGGTGACATAGCACAAACATCTTTTGGACaaacaatgttaataataacacatacaaATCATACAAATCACCGAAAACAAAACTAAACCGGGACACGAGGCCTACAGTAATCATAgagtacctataacttatataagGGATAATGAATCATTTTCGTTCATTCATGTTAGTTTTAcaatgaattgacctattattaaatataataaaactatactaaggagattatctgtgttctctcgatcgactttttacgatattttaagttaggtatatgGCTGTATGTGtaagatataaattaatgaaactcAGCTAATTttcttaatacttatataaaaatatttatgaaaaaccaATAACGAACAGCGCACTATTTAATCTGGTCAACTAAAATTTACTACCTacgtcgtacgtgtgtaagactgagacaacacatgtgatAGAGTACAATTTGCTCTCATTTAAATGCACAC contains these protein-coding regions:
- the LOC103308586 gene encoding uncharacterized protein LOC103308586, with product MEANNLQYIRWHQAELFAESYQGLVDHINQQLQLDAPVAGVGRRMILPSSFTGGPRFMKHWPEISQNLPRWATASDRPDLVSRVFNAKLKQLMRDITVNNIFGNVDAYVYTVEFQKRGLPHAHILIILSEGSKLLTADDVDNVVYAFLPDPVTEPRLFDCVTRHMIHGPCGTLNPNSPCMVDNSCSKKFPKEYSEETVYIADGGYPKYCRQNNGPVARVRNQEVRNEFVVPYNPYLLAKYDAHINVEVCSTVKSVHYINSRYVSPPEAVWRLFAYKLHDISHTVVRLPVHLENYHNVYFSRGQELQGVQNNALPRTKLTAFFALNERNVDARQYLYHEIPTHYTWQVSSKEWRLRQRQAPCETLYRMYVVNSLDRDRFHLRLLLLHRRGPRTFRDLKTVNGVVHATYAAAAVALGLLKDDEAWRACMTESSALDTATQLRYLYVTILLFCQPTDPVDLYRRFEVNMMKDFNRRFQNVDRARAACLKVIRDLLRARGKSLDDYGLLSPDEDLLEPDQDDPMFGAIDAAVAWQQRLRELNDEQRTVYDRVMAAIDDNRNVQKMFYVDGPGGTGKTTLYGCLISSLRNRQQTVLSVAYTGIAASLMEGGMTVHLTFGLPLGTLTEQSTSSITMQSLRAQRIREASLIVWDEAPMSTSLQFTMVDRLLKDIMGSALPFGGKPILLAGDFRQILPVVRRGNRSSIVMSSIKRHSLWREFEQFRLTRNMRADNDADFAAWLLRLGNGQLPSVDGIPDTVDIPTGLRRCGFDRFCLSAANVVGQRRRVRSENHTVSPQRGMPSNKFNSATSRHGRPKNVLIHRHSCDRRRRRSGKLPDRVPQLSASERATAAQVDA
- the LOC103308585 gene encoding uncharacterized protein LOC103308585 yields the protein MLLRDIDPKRQLCNGTRLVVTELRPHNFKARKLSSANDGQDDIILPAVALTSGEEDDLPFQMKRIKFPVRLSFAMTINKSQGQTFDRVGLLLPSPAFSHGQLYVAFSRVRDAQSVRVGMYCDGNGRFVTKNIVYAEVL
- the LOC100575282 gene encoding uncharacterized protein LOC100575282, with amino-acid sequence MRPNRRGAAVELYISGKMINIKFKFVLFLKCRMKFHQTVQLTFNGAGVRVFTAPVYQNQNNHTFKKGGKVSKRRCYKCARYGHIARQCLAPRKPKGNAAKELVSLPPSPPQVDQMEVIQEEAVVVEESPKVGVNVEQLAGMVSNVDVSNDVSKASLKCLCILILTIM